One genomic segment of Vibrio penaeicida includes these proteins:
- a CDS encoding DUF917 domain-containing protein produces the protein MKLKIEDVDALCTGAAFLGAGGGGDPYIGGLMVKKVLSQGKCIEIIDPDSLHDEALVIPTAMIGAPTVLLEKIPSGKEPVLALKAVEEKLGKRADATMPTEVGGINSTIPLYVAAQLGIPVVDADGQGRAFPELQMETFSVNGVKGTPLGLANEKGDVATVLTDDNIQMERIARSITTTFGGTGYFANYPMNGTDVKRTAVKRTLTMAKAIGDIIHHTRRGGYDPFERLVEYLATTDYQYAKPLFSGKVVDLDRKTQAGFTLGSVTIQNTSNAKRCSISFQNENLLAKQGEQILAIVPDIITILDAETCIPITNETLRYGQRVIVMAVAVPEIMRTEAALQAFGPTAFNIDAPYLSVNPQVR, from the coding sequence ATGAAACTAAAAATTGAAGATGTCGATGCATTGTGTACGGGCGCTGCCTTTCTTGGTGCTGGTGGGGGGGGAGACCCGTACATTGGTGGGCTCATGGTGAAGAAAGTGCTTTCACAGGGCAAATGCATAGAGATTATTGACCCAGATTCTCTTCACGACGAAGCTTTGGTGATCCCAACGGCGATGATAGGTGCCCCCACGGTATTGTTGGAAAAAATCCCTTCGGGAAAGGAGCCCGTTTTAGCATTAAAAGCGGTGGAAGAAAAACTCGGCAAGCGGGCGGACGCCACTATGCCTACTGAGGTGGGGGGAATCAATTCCACGATTCCACTGTATGTTGCTGCCCAATTGGGGATTCCCGTGGTGGATGCCGACGGACAAGGTCGAGCATTTCCAGAACTGCAAATGGAAACCTTTTCGGTAAATGGTGTTAAAGGTACGCCGCTTGGCTTAGCCAATGAAAAAGGGGATGTGGCCACGGTGTTAACCGACGACAATATTCAAATGGAGCGAATTGCCAGAAGCATAACCACAACGTTTGGCGGCACGGGTTACTTTGCGAATTACCCAATGAATGGTACAGACGTAAAGCGCACGGCGGTGAAAAGGACGCTCACTATGGCGAAAGCGATTGGAGACATCATCCACCATACAAGGCGAGGGGGATACGATCCATTTGAGCGTTTGGTCGAATATTTAGCGACGACGGATTACCAGTATGCAAAGCCGTTGTTTTCTGGAAAGGTGGTCGATTTAGATAGAAAGACGCAAGCAGGGTTTACATTAGGCTCGGTCACCATACAAAACACATCGAATGCGAAGCGGTGCTCGATTTCGTTCCAAAACGAAAACTTACTGGCGAAGCAAGGGGAGCAAATACTGGCGATTGTGCCTGATATCATCACGATTTTGGATGCGGAAACCTGTATTCCCATCACTAATGAGACGTTACGTTATGGACAGCGTGTTATCGTCATGGCGGTGGCGGTTCCGGAAATTATGAGAACGGAAGCCGCTTTACAAGCGTTTGGACCCACCGCTTTCAACATAGATGCGCCATATTTGTCTGTTAACCCTCAAGTTCGATAG
- a CDS encoding hydantoinase/oxoprolinase N-terminal domain-containing protein has product MRIGVDVGGTNTDAVILEQGNVISWFKSPTTKDVYSGIVSAITTAMTSKGIHASDIDSIMIGTTQFTNAVIERRSLLPVGIVRLALPAASAIAPMSDWPEDLTQAIGNQCYEIRGGYEFDGSEIAPLDEIALAEAAKKMRKCGITSVAISSVFAPINGAMEQRAAEIIQNEIPGVAVSLSGELGQFGLLPRENSTIINASLAKLAKDVVSAFSRAIKDLGLNVPLYISQNDGTLMRPDIVEKYPVFTFASGPTNSMRGAAYLAKIEDAMVVDIGGTTSDVGMLRRGFPRQSTHFVDVGGVKTNFRMPDILAVGLGGGSMVKNEGSAVGPESVGYELTEKALCFGGETLTATDIAVAGGWANVGDIQLVTHLSEQTIKAARGAMIKHIDGAVEKMKTEARDLPLLVVGGGSILVDWPVSSVSEVIHPPFASVANAVGATIAQVSGEYEQVVSITPQNREEVLERAHQIACDHATTAGATASSTSIIEVELIPISYLPGNPTRLRVKAVGNLPI; this is encoded by the coding sequence ATGAGAATTGGAGTAGATGTCGGTGGGACAAACACCGATGCAGTCATTTTAGAACAAGGCAATGTGATTTCGTGGTTTAAATCTCCGACGACAAAAGATGTGTATTCAGGAATCGTGTCCGCGATCACCACCGCCATGACATCCAAAGGCATTCATGCGTCGGATATTGACAGCATCATGATTGGGACGACTCAATTTACCAATGCCGTGATAGAGCGCCGCTCACTTCTGCCTGTGGGTATAGTGCGCCTCGCCTTGCCTGCAGCGAGCGCCATTGCCCCCATGAGCGACTGGCCAGAAGATCTCACCCAAGCCATAGGGAACCAATGCTACGAAATTCGAGGCGGGTATGAGTTTGACGGTTCTGAAATTGCGCCGCTTGATGAAATCGCCCTCGCGGAAGCAGCCAAGAAAATGCGAAAGTGTGGCATTACTTCGGTGGCGATAAGTTCCGTTTTTGCACCGATAAATGGGGCGATGGAGCAAAGAGCAGCAGAAATAATACAAAATGAAATCCCCGGCGTTGCAGTGTCTTTGTCTGGAGAGTTAGGGCAGTTTGGTCTCTTACCCCGCGAAAACTCCACCATCATCAATGCATCGTTAGCCAAGCTCGCCAAAGATGTTGTCAGCGCGTTTAGCCGAGCCATTAAAGACTTAGGGTTAAACGTTCCCTTATACATTAGCCAAAATGATGGCACCTTGATGCGACCCGATATCGTTGAAAAATATCCTGTTTTTACATTTGCTTCTGGTCCCACTAACTCCATGCGTGGGGCAGCCTATCTAGCAAAAATAGAAGATGCCATGGTGGTGGATATCGGGGGGACAACGTCGGACGTCGGTATGTTGAGAAGAGGGTTTCCACGTCAATCCACCCATTTTGTCGATGTTGGTGGGGTGAAAACGAATTTTCGAATGCCCGATATTTTGGCGGTAGGTTTAGGCGGAGGATCTATGGTCAAAAATGAGGGCTCTGCTGTTGGACCGGAATCGGTTGGCTATGAGTTAACAGAAAAAGCCCTCTGCTTTGGTGGAGAAACGCTTACTGCTACGGATATTGCGGTCGCGGGTGGCTGGGCAAACGTGGGGGATATTCAGCTCGTTACGCACCTTTCTGAACAGACCATCAAAGCCGCTCGGGGTGCGATGATCAAGCACATTGACGGCGCGGTAGAAAAGATGAAAACAGAAGCGAGAGACTTGCCCCTTCTGGTGGTTGGAGGTGGCTCCATTTTGGTCGATTGGCCTGTGAGCAGTGTCAGCGAGGTGATTCATCCTCCGTTTGCGTCGGTGGCGAATGCGGTGGGTGCAACGATTGCCCAAGTCTCTGGCGAGTATGAACAAGTCGTTTCGATTACGCCCCAGAATCGAGAGGAAGTGCTAGAGCGAGCGCATCAGATTGCGTGCGATCATGCCACTACGGCTGGGGCAACGGCTTCAAGCACATCCATTATCGAAGTCGAGCTCATTCCCATCAGTTATCTACCCGGCAATCCAACCCGATTAAGAGTCAAAGCGGTTGGCAATCTTCCCATTTAA